GACACCTGGGAGCTCGGCCTCCACTCCTACCTGACCTACCTGCGCGACCGCCTCCTCCTGTGCCGCGAGCTGCTCCAGCCCTCCGGCTCCATCTTCGTCCAGATCAGCGATGAAAACCTGCACCATGTTCGAGAAGTCCTCGATGAGGTCTTTGGGGTAGATAATTTCGTCGCGCTGATCTCTTTCATGAAGACCGGCGGACAAGCAGATTCACTCCTTGGCGCCGTTTCGGATTATCTGCTGTGGTACGCCAAGGACCACGCGCGCATAAAATACCGACAGCTTTTTGTGACCAAGGAACGAGGTGGCACCGGATCCGGCGAATACTCCTGGGTCGAATTACCAGACGGCACCAGACGAAGGTTAACAAAGGAAGAAAGCGACAATCTCACCTTGCTGCCGGAAGGTTCTCGGCTCTTCATTCCCGATAACCTGACCTCGGCTGACATTACTTCAACAGGCACATTTGTCTACCGCTTCAACGGTAAGGAGTTCTTCCCGCGTGGCGGTCATTGGAAGACAACCAAAGACGGCCTTGATCGTCTGCGAAACGCTAATCGTCTGATAATCCAGGGCGTAACATTGCGATACGTCAGGTACTTCGAGGACTTCCCCGTCTCGCCGATCTCAAACGTGTGGACGGACACCGCAGCAAGAGGATGGTTCGAGGAAAAGCTCTATGTTGTCCAAACGGTCCAAAAGGTTATGCAGCGTTGTGTCTTGATGACCACCGATCCCGGCGATCTGCTACTCGATCCGACGTGCGGGAGTGGGACGACGGCGTACGTGGCGGAGCAGTGGGGGCGGCGGTGGATCACGATTGACACGAGCCGGGTGCCGCTGGCGCTCGCCCGCCAGCGGCTCCTGACCGCGACCTTCTCGTACTACGAGCTGCGTGACCAAGCCCAGGGACCTGCCGGGGGCTTCGTCTATACGCGGAAGCAGAACCAGAAGGGCGAGGAGGTCGGTGGGATCGTCCCCCACATCACGCTCCGCTCGATCGCCCAGAACGAGCCGCCTCAGGAGGAAGTCCTGGTGGATCGACCCGAGGTGGAGTCGGGCGTGGTCAGGGTCTCGGGCCCGTTTGTGGTCGAGGCCACCATCCCGACCGCGATTGAGGTGGAGCCGGTGAGCCGGGAGGCTGAAGCCGGGTACGAGGCCGATCCCGTCGGCCGAATGATCGAGGTCTTGAGGCGTTCCCCCACCCTGCGCATCGCCGGCAACCAGAGCATCACGCTCAGGAACATCCGCCGGCCGGCGAAGGCTCTGGACCTGCATGCAGAGGCAGACATTGTAGAGCCGACCGTGGAGGACTTGGCCGACGAGGCCGCTAGACAGAAGTCGCTCGATATGAAGCGGGGGAAGCCCGTCGCTTTCGTCTTCGGGCCCGAGCATGGGCCGGTGACTGAGCAGATGGTCTTCGCCGCGGCCAAGGAGGCCCACCTCAAGAGCTACGCCCACCTCTTCGTCGTGGGGTTCGCCGTCCAGCCCGGTGCCAGCAAGTTGATCCAGAACTGCGAGCAGGCCGTGGGCCTCCCGGCAACGTATGTCCAGGCCAGCATGGATCTGCTGATGGGCGACCTCCTCAAGACGACACGGGCCAGTCAGATCTTCGCGGTGACGGGAGCGCCCGACGTGAGCCTCGTTCGGCTCAAGCAGAAGGGCGCCAACGGGCCGCTCTACCGCGTGGAGCTGCTCGGCCTCGACGTGTTCGACGCCGTGACGATGCAGAGCGAGCACCGCAAGGGCGACGACGTCCCGGCCTGGTTCCTGGACACAGATTACGACGACCTGGTCTTCCACGTGAGCCAGGCGTTCTTTCCGCGGACAGGCGCCTGGGAGAACCTGAAGCGCGCCCTCAAGGGAACCTATGAGGACTCCGTCTGGGAGCATCTCGCCGGGACGGTCAGCGAACCGTTTGCGGCGGGCGAGCATCGGAAGGTCGCCGTCAAAGTCATCGACGACCGCGGGAACGAGCTGATGGTCGTTAAGTCGCTGGACGAGGCCAAGCCCGAGCGGTGAAGCCTATCTACTTCACCCGTCATGCACGGGAGAGGATCGAGAGACGGGGGACGACCGAGGAGGACGTCATCAGGGCAATCCGCGGTGGGTACCGAGAGCCAGCCCAGCGCGGACTGTTCCTCTATAGACTGACTCTGGAGTATCGGCGAGAATGGGACGGGCGCTACTACGCGGTCCAGCAAGTGGCCCCTGTCGTGGACGAGACGCCGGATCGGTTCGTCGTTGTAACAGTCTACACCTTCTATTTTCAGGAGGGGGAAGTCCGATGAGAATCTCGTACGATCCAGAGGCCGATGCCCTGTACATCTACCTTGTGGAAGGAACGCACGAATGTCGCGTCGTTCGGCTCACGGACGACATCGCGCTGGATTTCACGGAGGGGGAGAAACTTGTTGGGATCGAAGTGCTCGGAGCCAGCCATCTCGGGATCACCCCGGATAAGCCGGAGGTACTTCTCGAGAGACTCAAGGGAATCATCGCGACAGCTGTCTAGCCCCCCTTTTCCCGCATGAGCGAGTTCAACGAGGTCCCCCAGCCGATCATCTGTGATGCCTACGCGGAGCCCACCCACCACTGGGTGATCGAGCGGGGCCGGCCCCCCGAGAAAGTGCCGGAGCGGCGGGAGGCATGCTACTACTACCGTCCTCCCGGGCGCTCCACGGGAGCGACCCGGGCCGACGACATCGGGACCCGGATCTCCCTCGACCTGGTGAACGAGATTCGGAAACGCCTCGGGGCCTGGCGGCAGGCGGGCTTCCCGGGCACCACGGCCACGACGCTGGAGCTCCTCCGGTACTGGAACCGGGAGGATCGGGAGCGGCGGCTCTTCTTCTGCCAGCAGGAGGCGGCGGAGACGATCATCTTCCTCATGGAGGCGCGCGCCGACTTCCGCCAGGGGATCGCCATCCCCCGCGACGAGCCCGGCCAGTT
Above is a window of Candidatus Rokuibacteriota bacterium DNA encoding:
- a CDS encoding DUF4258 domain-containing protein; its protein translation is MKPIYFTRHARERIERRGTTEEDVIRAIRGGYREPAQRGLFLYRLTLEYRREWDGRYYAVQQVAPVVDETPDRFVVVTVYTFYFQEGEVR
- a CDS encoding DUF2283 domain-containing protein, with amino-acid sequence MRISYDPEADALYIYLVEGTHECRVVRLTDDIALDFTEGEKLVGIEVLGASHLGITPDKPEVLLERLKGIIATAV
- a CDS encoding site-specific DNA-methyltransferase, producing the protein QYEGLGGQVQTIYMDPPYGVKFGSNFQPFIRRRDVKHGDDEDLTREPEMVQAYRDTWELGLHSYLTYLRDRLLLCRELLQPSGSIFVQISDENLHHVREVLDEVFGVDNFVALISFMKTGGQADSLLGAVSDYLLWYAKDHARIKYRQLFVTKERGGTGSGEYSWVELPDGTRRRLTKEESDNLTLLPEGSRLFIPDNLTSADITSTGTFVYRFNGKEFFPRGGHWKTTKDGLDRLRNANRLIIQGVTLRYVRYFEDFPVSPISNVWTDTAARGWFEEKLYVVQTVQKVMQRCVLMTTDPGDLLLDPTCGSGTTAYVAEQWGRRWITIDTSRVPLALARQRLLTATFSYYELRDQAQGPAGGFVYTRKQNQKGEEVGGIVPHITLRSIAQNEPPQEEVLVDRPEVESGVVRVSGPFVVEATIPTAIEVEPVSREAEAGYEADPVGRMIEVLRRSPTLRIAGNQSITLRNIRRPAKALDLHAEADIVEPTVEDLADEAARQKSLDMKRGKPVAFVFGPEHGPVTEQMVFAAAKEAHLKSYAHLFVVGFAVQPGASKLIQNCEQAVGLPATYVQASMDLLMGDLLKTTRASQIFAVTGAPDVSLVRLKQKGANGPLYRVELLGLDVFDAVTMQSEHRKGDDVPAWFLDTDYDDLVFHVSQAFFPRTGAWENLKRALKGTYEDSVWEHLAGTVSEPFAAGEHRKVAVKVIDDRGNELMVVKSLDEAKPER